Part of the Sulfobacillus acidophilus DSM 10332 genome, CTTTCGGAATATCCATTAAAGATGCCAAAAACACCAAGATCGGGAAACCCATGCCCGCCCACGCAGTGATGACAGCAATAACAGGCAACGCTAACGTTTGCGAACCCAAGAAAGGTAGTTGCAAGAATGCGATATGCAATCGGGTTCCAATAGTCGCAATGAGGCCGAAATTTGGTTCGAGATAAATGGCCCATAAGTAGGCGACCACGACAGGCGGGATTACCAAGGGAATGAAGTAGATGACCTGAAACCATCGGGCAACCTTCTCGGAAATCGCCATTAACGCAATTGCCAGTCCAAGCCCAACAAACAAAGTTAAAACCATCGATATTACGAAAAACACCAAGTTGTGTGCAATCGCACGCCAAAAGAAACCGGAAAACTGATGAGAAAAAAGAACATAAGCATAATTTCCTAACCCTACGTAATCATTTAACGGCCCAATCCCGTTCCAATTAAATAAGCTGTAATGAAAACTAGAAATGAACGGATACACGATAAATATCAAATACGTGGCCAAGGCCGGACCCAGGAACAACAAAACCAAGTGTTTTTGTCGATACATCGGCATCCTCCGTGTCAAATTGACAACCGGTGACTATTTCCACAGGAACCTCAGAGACATAATTATCAGTCATCTATGACTATTATTGCCTACGATGATACCACGTTTCATCATTTATCAACATACACTGACACAAAATTTTTAAATCCACTAGACTTGACCGGCTGCCACGGATAAAAATTGTGCCGCCACATTATGAAAGCGCCGGCGAAGACGGCTGATGTTGCGATCTCGCCCGAAATGCACCCGATTGGTCAGCAATATCGCCCATGCTCCGGTCGGCGGATCCCAAACCAGGCTGGTGCCGGTAAACCCGCTGTGACTCACGGTCGTGTAGGGCCAAAAGTCGCCCGCCACATCAAACGGATCGCCCCGCAACACCCATCCAAGCCCTCGGCGCCCGTCGAGCTCCGGGGTTTGGCAACGGACACTCGCCTGACGAATCCATGGGCTTAACCAGTGGTTGTCGGGTGAAACCCATGCTTGAACATACGCCACCACGTCATCGAGCGGGGCGAATAATCCGGCGTGTCCTGCAATGCCGCCCAATGCCCGGGCGTTTTCGTCATGCACCACGCCAATCAGCGCCTGTCCCTCGATGACTTCGGTCGCCGCTGCCTCCTCGGCGCCCACCGGCCCAAACCCGGTGCGGTGCATGCCCAAACGGGTCCAAATCCTGTCGCGGGCATATTGGTCAATGGGGCGTTTGGCCGCCTGATGCACCACTTCGCCCAACAAGATAAACCCCAAATCGCTATAAGCCACCCGTCGGCCGGGCACCTCTTCCAACGCCGATCGTTGCATGGCGTCAAGATATTCTCCGATCCCGGTCAACGTCTCGAAGTAGGGTTTGGTGGGCGCCAAGCCCCCGGAATGGGTCAATAATCGCCGGATCGTGACCTGATTCCATAGTCCGCCGGAAAACCCGGGTAAAAAGAGACCGACGGGATCATCCAAGGTCAAAGCCCCCTCGACGGCCAGCCGCAAGATGGCCGGCAACGTCACCATCACCTTGGTCAACGACGCCAAATCAAACCGGGTCGAATCCGCTAACGGTCGGGGATTGCCCCCGTTGACGACGGCCATGCCCCCGATGTACCGCCAAAGAACCTGTGCGCCAACGCCGACGGCCGCGGCCGCCGCGGGGATCTCCCGTTGCGCGATAGCCTGATTTAATATTTCCGTCAAACCAATGTCAGGAGATGTCGGCATCGTCATCGCCCCATGTTGTCCACCGGCGGTAAGAGCCGTGCCAGCACGCCGTCGACGGAAGCCAGCTGTTTTCGTGCCGTAGCGGCGTCGACGGCCAACAAATGCATGGCAATCGCCGTTTTGGATTCCCAGTCGGCGTCTAACAACAGCCGCTCCGCTTCACCGCGTGATACCCGGGCGGCCAACATGACAATCCGGACGGCCCGATCACGGAGCTTCCGATTCATCGGTTTCATATCCACCATCAGATTTTGATACGTTTTGCCGAGTCGGATCATGGCGGCGGTACTCAGCATGTTTAACACCATTTTTTGGGCCGTACCGGCCTTTAATCTGGTTGACCCCATGAGCACCTCAGGACCGGTATCGACCGCGATGTTGATGTCGGCAACCTCTGCCACCAACGGACGGGGGTTGCAACTGACCGATACCGTGCGGATCCCTTGCGCTTGTGCCCATCGCAGCGCCCCCAGCACATAGGGGGTGCGCCCGCTGGCCGTGATGCCGACGACGATATCCCCGGGACCCACTCCCGCGTTGGCCGCGTCCCGCGCCCCTAAATCCTCGCGGTCTTCAACCCCTTCCTGAGCCTGAAAAATCGCATCCGCCCCGCCGGCAATAATCGCTTGAACCATCTCCGGCGGCGTATCGAAAGTCGGGGGGCATTCCGCGGCATCCAACACCGCGAGCCGTCCGCTAGTGCCGGCACCGACGTAAAACAACCGGCCGCCTTCGCGAAGCGCCAATACCACGTGGTCCACGGCGCGTGCCACTTCCGGCAGCACCTTCGCCACCGCCGCGGCCACCGTGGCATCTTCCTGGTTCATGAGTTCCAGCACGTGCAACGTATCGACCGTCGCCAAATCCGGAATACCGGGATTCCACCTTTCCGTTTTGAGCGACGGGAGATCAGCGTCAAAGTCCAAATGTGTCCTCCGTTTCTATGGGTCAAGAGCCCGGGCGATGGCTCCTGACGGCATCTTCCGTGCTTTTGAGGTTACGGTAGGCCCGTGTCGCGTCCCGGTTGGCCAAATACAGCGCCAACGCATCCCCTACCGCCAACGACGCCAGAATCGAGGTCGTTGCCCCAATCCGGGGGGTCGGCTCCGTTGCCGTGACGAAAAATGCCTCACGCGCCAATTCGATTAGCGGGTTCCGCTTGCGAAACTGGGTAATGGCCACAAGCGGTACTTTTCGTTGCCGGACCAACTCGGCCAGTTCCAGGACTTCCGACGTTTCGCCGGAAAAGGAGACCACCACGGTCAGGTCTCCGGGTTCCAAAAGCGCCACCGCCATCGCCGCCAAATGAAAATCGGTAAAGCGGTTGACCGGATAGCCAAGACGTAACAACTTTTGAGACAAATCGTCGGCAACCACCGCCGACGCGCCGACTCCATACACGACGATTCGGCGTGCTCCGCGAATCCAGTCCGACACTCTGGCGAGCTGTTCTTCCGAGAGACCTTCGAGGGTGGCCCTAAGCGACGTTTGCACGCCTTGCGAAAATCCTTTGAGAATGGCCTGAAACGGGGTTTCCGGCTGGATCTCGGCATATTCGTAGACCGTATCGGTTTCTTGCCGAACCAAATCGGCCGCCAGCAACACTTTAAGTGTGTGATACCCGCCAATCTGAAGCGAACGGCATAACCGGGTGACGGCCGCTTGACTCGATTCCGCCCTCCGGGCCAGCTCACGGACCGATAAGCTTAACACCTCTTGGGGATGGGCCAAAATCCACCGCGCAACCCGAGCTTCCGATTCCGCCAGTTGATCGACATTGGATTCCAACCGTTCCAACACGCCCGAAATGGTCACACCCATAACCTCCGTTTCAATATATGTACTTTTCGTGCATATATTGACATAAATTATCATACCACAAAGTATTTTTTCGATACATAATTTCGGTGTCCCTCACGAAAAATTCCCAAAGGCCCGCCGTGCCCATTCGGCGGCACCCCATACCGGCTCGCGAGACGCGAGACTCAAGGGAACACCGGAACACGACCACCGTGCCGAAAGGTACTCCAACCAAAACGGTGCCAGCCCCCCGGCCAAACCGCCGATCGCCGACCGATCCAACCCCAGGCGCCGACAGACCTGATGCAACTGCCGGTGTACTTCGGCCCCTTGGCGGTCGATGATGGCATGCGCTACCGGGTCGGTACCGGCCAGCCGCACGACCCACGGGGCCAAATCGGCTACTGTTCTCCAGTCAAACGCCTCGTCATAAACCCGGGAAATCAGCCGTTCCGCCGAGTCCACCCCGGCCCATTGTAGCACCGGTCCGACCAGCAACGTCTCCGGACCGATATGCTGAAGGGCGTTCAACGTGGCCTTAATGGCTTCCCGGCCCAATTCCAGCCCGGACCCGGGATCGCCTAGGCGCCAGCCATATCCTCCGACTTTCAACGCCTGTGTCCCGTTCTCCCCGTAGACTACAGATCCCGTACCGAATATCCCGATAAACCCTGGACGGAATGCGGTCAACGCCCCCCAGGCAATCCGATAGTCGCCGACCACCAGCACCGGTCCCCCTATACGGGGAACAGCCGACGTTTGCCAAAACCGGGTGACTTGCGGCCGATCGGCACCCGCCATCCCCAACACGCCACCGGTAACCGAATCCGTCCAGGTCGCCAACGCCTCTTCTAAACTTGCCCGGGCACGCTCTTCGCCCACTACCAGAACGTTGGACGGTCCTCCCTCCCCGCGGTACACGACGCTTCCGGTGTCGTCCAGCACTAATGCGCGGGTATGACTGCCGCCTCCGTCAATTCCGAGATAATACCGTTCGCTCAATGTCCGTGACCCTCCGTCGGTCCTCAACAAATATTGACCCCAGTATATATGACCAGGGTCAAGCGAATGTCGTCCCTTCTAGAGGATTTTTATAATTCGCGCTCCGCCTCGGGAATGAAATAATCGAAAATAGCCCGGCTGACCCGCGGTAAAACCTGAAACGCTTCCGTATCGACATGAAAGCGTCGGTCCTTAGAAGCTTCGCTCATAATCGCGACGGCATAATCACCCCACGGGGATATCACCAGGCCCGCGTCGTTTCGAATCCCGGTTAACGAACCGCTTTTGCTAGCCACGGTGACGATCGGTATCTCCCGATCATTATCATCCAACAAGTCATACGGCAAGTAACGGGTCAATAGGGTCTGGTATTGCTGGTGGCGAAGAATCTCGACCGCTATGCCGGCATGGCGGGAATCCAAGACGGTATTGAAATACAGGCTTTTAAGAAGTTGTACCAAATCAAAGGGCGAACTCAAGCCTAGGGGATCCGGACTGGAAAAATCAATCCGGCGCATGACCCGAGTCTGCATAAGCCCCATATCATGACAGGTTTGGTTGACCGCCTCAATGCCGATCGTCCGGAGCACCATGTTCGTCGCCACATTGTCACTGACGATTACCATGAGGGTCAGCACGTCTTTAAACGGCAAGGTAACCCCGGGCGTCAGATATTGTAGGACCCCGGACCCCGGCACTCCATCGTCACGTCGGTATTCAACCGGTTCGGTCAAGGCATGAACGCCCTCTTGGCATTGTCGCAAAGCTTCCGTCAAAATCGGCAATTTCATCACCGAGGCGGTTTCCCAAGCGGTCTGAACGTCGCCGAACGAAACCGTCTCCCCGGTTCCCAAGTGCTCGGCATAGACCGCGTAACGACCGCTGAATTCGCGTTGAACCGCCATGAGTTCATTATCCAGGGTTTGCATAGCGTTCATGCCGCTCTCTCCAACCTGCTTTCGTCCCGTATACCAACAGAGTCACCGAAGTCCGGACGGTTTGCAAGCCGTTATTTTTATTTCTCCGACAAAACCTTCTGTCATCTATTGGAGAAAATGTCCAAGTCACACGGCCGAAGGCCGCCCCGCAGGTCCAATTCGCGACCCCCCTAACCGAGACGAACCGAATCCGGTACTCCCGTTGGAGAGTCGGTAGCCACCGGACAGATGACAGTGCCTGTCAACAAAGTTTTTTCGATCCTTTAATGAATTGTCATGTAACGGTCATGTTGGAGCCGTTAAATAGGGATACACCCTTTCTCTCATGTTACACGGTAACCCGCACCGGTGCCAGAACGGTGCGGCGCGCCGTTTTGCGCCCAGCGGCTCCCTAAATGTGATCATTGACTTGCCGTTGGTCGAACGGGATTCTGAGGCGATAGATGCCGAGAACGTACCCCCATGTACCCGTAGAGGTCTTTGTACGATAGTGCAGCTGTCGCCGGGGACTTATGATGCCTAGTGCTGGCAGGAACCGGTACCTGTCCGAAGACCGACGGAATGTTGCTGGCGGCGCACCCCTGTAGTCCGTAGCATAACACAAACCGATCACCCCGTTTCTCAGGCCCGAACGCCCCCCGGCATCGCACTAATTGGCCCGGGGCATCGCCCGGCCGAGCCAGCTGTGGCAAACCGAAATCAGCTTAGGATATTCAACGCCTCGGTTAAGGCCAGGGAAGCCGTTTTAGACCACAAATGTCTGAGTCGGGAATTTGCCGACCTATGCAGAAACCTACGTGGTGGTAACCCGATATCTATAACCAGCACCGCCTTCATGGATACTTAAGATATCGGTCTCCGCCCAAATACGGTAATCCGTAACGAAAGGCCAAGCGCACAATAATCCCTGTTGTGTGCGTAATCGCCTCAAAGCGCTCGCCATTGCCCCAGTAGAGAACCCTGATGTCAAAAAACGGGGGCCGGTCCGCCCGGCGACTACGGCCCATCCGACCGAACAGGCCGCCGCACAACTCCGCGCTGCGGCGCGTGAGGGACAATACCGGGCCCCGGAACACCACGTGACCCGCCCTCCAGAATGGCAGGCGCAAACCGGATGACGCGGGGTCAGCGGTCAATCCTTGATCCGCTGAACAAGGGGCCCATGAAAAATTTCGGACTACTTGACCATCCTTCTGCATACAATGACCGTAGGCGTTTGTTGACAAGCTCGGAAGGATGGCTCATGATGAGAAAAAATCGGAAGCTAAATAGGGGGGCACGGAGAATGGCGAAACACGTGAAGACCCAAGAACGGGTTGATATTTCTCAAGTCACCATTCCCCCCGCTTCGGAGGTCAACGCGGAATTCATGAAAGTTGGCGATAACATCCAGAAGCGCCACATCGAAGCATTCAAGCGATTAGCTGATCGTTAATGCGTTGGGTGTCGTTCAAAGAAGCCATTCTGTTCCAAGAACGGGTGGTCTGCGAAACCGGCGGAATCATCGGAGTCCTCGATCAAGGAAAATTAGAGGCCGCCCTTGCGCGGCCTCTCACTATGGTATTCGCTACGATCCCTTTCCGACGCCAGCCTTGAAAGTCGCTGCCCTCATTGAGAGTATTATCACCACCCACCCCTTTCTCGATGGCAATAAGCGGACAGCAATGCGATTAGGTTTAGCGCTTTTAGAGTTCAATTTTCCGCCAAAAATCACAGCGTCAGATAACGACATTGAGTCCATCGCCGTCGGGGTAGCCGAAGGAACGGTGACCCTCGCAGAAGTCGCGCGATGGCTTGAAAGGCTTTATGCGTGCTCGAATCAGGCCCCCATCGAATAAGAGCGAGGTAGCGTACCGACGCGCGCCCATCACAATTCGTTGAAATCCCGGAGGGGGTCGAGTAGGAATTCTTCCGTCGATTGCCTGGGATTTTCTGCTTTTAAAACAAATGGCAACAATCCCGAAGGGAAAAGAAGGCTCCTTATAGGCGCTGTCTATAAGTCACCTGAACGGGTGACGGTTCGGCGTCTACAATGTCTCGTCAAGTGGTGGAAATTCAGTCTCCGAGGATTTGGTAGTTTCAAGTGGTATGCGTCAAATACGGATTCAGCCTCCGCAACTCCGGTGGGTCAGGGCGCCGAAGTTTATCCATCGACGCGTGACTAAAATAGCGCCGAAGAAAGGCCGCCCAATTCAAGACCGTTCCATCCTGGGAATCGGGAAAATCCCGACCACATCCGCGCGGCGGCCCAAGTCCTTGTTCAGGCGTTCTAACGGATTTGTCGAATGAACGTATTGCCAATGCTCTTTCGGAAACGTTATGTCCGTCGGCGCCCCCGGCTTCCCGAACTTCGGCGGCTTCGGGAAACTACTACCCATGCCAATTCTTCTTGGGATTTGGCCTGGTCCGGCTGCATAACCATCGGTTTCCCCGGCGCCGCGATTAAGGCTTACAAGGACCGCGAGACCTGAGCCAATCCATGGCCCATAAAATGAACCCGACAGCGTTGCCACGTGGCACCCGGGGAGCACTAGCCAAATACCGGCTATGAGCGTCAGGGATCACGAGCTTGACCCGTGCGCCATTATCTCCCGTAAAAAGGCCGTGCCAACGGTCGCGTCCTCACTATCGGATAGCGGGCACGCCGATCGCGACTACAAAGCCCTGCTGTATACGCGGTCCCCTTTCCGGACTTTCCGGGACTTGGCGTCGATCCGGACGTAGGGGGATAAGCCCTCAAGCGTTCGCCCCCGAAAATTTTGGACCCGTTCGTTCTAGCCTTGACACAGGGCGGATACGTGCCTACACCCGCGACATTGGCTTCTGCATCACCGACCAAGGCTTACTCATCCGTCGCCATGGTTCTAAAAAGTCCGGGACATACGAGCCTTTCCGGAGTTTCGGGATCTCGATGAGCGTTAAGTGTCTTGGGCCGTCTCAAGATTCCGGCGGTTCAAGAGTCGTTCGGAGCAGGGTGACAAACCGCTGGCCCCCGTCGGCCAAATCGGCTTCCAACGCTCGCCGAAGGGCGGCCGCCAGCGCCGGGTCGGTACCGCCGGTGGATACGGCCAGATGAAACGGAGGCCGGTCCACGCTGGCGGGTACCATAAACCGGCACCCGTCCGGATCGTCGGCCTGGTTGACCCATACGCCGGCTTCTTCCGCTTCCTGCCGGACCAGGCGATTGACCGCGGGTCGGTTGGTGGCGGCAAACACCAACACCGGACGTATGCGGACAACGTCCCCGGGTTCATAAGCACGGTTTATCCAAATCACGTCGTTCTGGACCAACTCCGGATGAAGGTCGGGGCTGATGACGGTCACGTCGGCACCCGCCTCCCGCAATCGGCGGATTTTTCGAAGGGCCACCCGACCCCCTCCGACCACCAGGCACGGCTGTTTCTCCAACCGCAAGAACACCGGATAAAGATTAGTCATAAAAATCCCCCGGACGTCCCCAGCATTCCCGGTAAATAACCTCCGCCAGCGGCAGCCGCCGGGCCCAGCCGGCCCGTTGTAATCCCGGTTCGTCAGCAAAATGCGGCGTATAGCCGAGACTCAAGAGCGCCACCGGATCCACCGGTTCCGGAATGCCCAAGATGTCCCGAATGTCTTCTTTTCGGTACATACTGACCCACCCCGCGGCTACCCCTTCGGCCCGTGCCGCCAGCCAGATGTTTTCGATGGCGCAGGCCACCGACATCAGATCGGTTTCTAAAATGGTGTTCCGTCCCAGCACATGAGGACCTCCGCGTTGGCGGTCCAGCGTCACGCAGAGCGTTGCCGGCGCTTGCTTCAGCCCTTCGACCTTTAACCGTAAATAATGCGCTTGCCGGATGCCGGAATAATTCTCGGCCGCCCGAACCCGCTCCCGGTCCACCACGGTATAAATCCGGTCCAACGTGGTCCGGTCGGTCACCACGATGAAGTTCCACGGTTGCATAAACCCCACCGAGGGCGCCAAATGCCCCGCCCGCAAGATCCGTTGCAAGACGTCGTGCGGGAGCGGATCGGGCAAAAACACCCGCACGTCGCGCCGGGCCTCGATCACCCGGTAGACGGCAGCCCGCTCGCTGTCGGAAAAATCGCGGGCAACCGGGGGGCTTTCGGCCGTCAACCGTTTCGGCGTCTCGGCCGGCGGGTGGCCGACCGGTGTGACCCGGGCATCTTCAAACGTGGCGGTTTCCGCCATGACCCGCCCGGCCAGCCGGATTAAGGGATAGGCGAAGAGCGCGCCCGAGCCTTCCCCGAGCCGAAGCTCCAAATCCAGTAACGGGGTTAAGCCGAGT contains:
- a CDS encoding carbohydrate ABC transporter membrane protein 1, CUT1 family (PFAM: Binding-protein-dependent transport system inner membrane component~COGs: COG1175 ABC-type sugar transport systems permease components~InterPro IPR000515~KEGG: tle:Tlet_0405 binding-protein-dependent transport systems inner membrane component~PFAM: Binding-protein-dependent transport systems inner membrane component~SPTR: Binding-protein-dependent transport systems inner membrane component) — encoded protein: MYRQKHLVLLFLGPALATYLIFIVYPFISSFHYSLFNWNGIGPLNDYVGLGNYAYVLFSHQFSGFFWRAIAHNLVFFVISMVLTLFVGLGLAIALMAISEKVARWFQVIYFIPLVIPPVVVAYLWAIYLEPNFGLIATIGTRLHIAFLQLPFLGSQTLALPVIAVITAWAGMGFPILVFLASLMDIPKELLDAAKIDGANSFQTFWSVTLPMIKPTIFTIMTLNFVGSFGVFDLIYIMEGTQAGPNYSTDVLGTLFYRTAFGGFGTTAQNMGLATALAVIGFGLVMLASGLFVYLQRRSVVEF
- a CDS encoding ATPase BadF/BadG/BcrA/BcrD type (PFAM: BadF/BadG/BcrA/BcrD ATPase family~COGs: COG2971 N-acetylglucosamine kinase~InterPro IPR002731~KEGG: sth:STH292 hypothetical protein~PFAM: ATPase, BadF/BadG/BcrA/BcrD type~SPTR: Putative uncharacterized protein), with translation MSERYYLGIDGGGSHTRALVLDDTGSVVYRGEGGPSNVLVVGEERARASLEEALATWTDSVTGGVLGMAGADRPQVTRFWQTSAVPRIGGPVLVVGDYRIAWGALTAFRPGFIGIFGTGSVVYGENGTQALKVGGYGWRLGDPGSGLELGREAIKATLNALQHIGPETLLVGPVLQWAGVDSAERLISRVYDEAFDWRTVADLAPWVVRLAGTDPVAHAIIDRQGAEVHRQLHQVCRRLGLDRSAIGGLAGGLAPFWLEYLSARWSCSGVPLSLASREPVWGAAEWARRAFGNFS
- a CDS encoding N-acetylmuramic acid 6-phosphate etherase (PFAM: SIS domain~TIGRFAM: N-acetylmuramic acid 6-phosphate etherase~COGs: COG2103 sugar phosphate isomerase~HAMAP: N-acetylmuramic acid 6-phosphate etherase~InterPro IPR001347:IPR005488~KEGG: rmr:Rmar_2753 glucokinase regulatory-like protein~PFAM: Sugar isomerase (SIS)~SPTR: Glucokinase regulatory-like protein;~TIGRFAM: Glucokinase regulatory-like protein) — protein: MDFDADLPSLKTERWNPGIPDLATVDTLHVLELMNQEDATVAAAVAKVLPEVARAVDHVVLALREGGRLFYVGAGTSGRLAVLDAAECPPTFDTPPEMVQAIIAGGADAIFQAQEGVEDREDLGARDAANAGVGPGDIVVGITASGRTPYVLGALRWAQAQGIRTVSVSCNPRPLVAEVADINIAVDTGPEVLMGSTRLKAGTAQKMVLNMLSTAAMIRLGKTYQNLMVDMKPMNRKLRDRAVRIVMLAARVSRGEAERLLLDADWESKTAIAMHLLAVDAATARKQLASVDGVLARLLPPVDNMGR
- a CDS encoding precorrin-2 dehydrogenase (TIGRFAM: siroheme synthase, N-terminal domain~COGs: COG1648 Siroheme synthase (precorrin-2 oxidase/ferrochelatase domain)~InterPro IPR006367~KEGG: aac:Aaci_2427 siroheme synthase~SPTR: Siroheme synthase;~TIGRFAM: Sirohaem synthase, N-terminal), whose protein sequence is MTNLYPVFLRLEKQPCLVVGGGRVALRKIRRLREAGADVTVISPDLHPELVQNDVIWINRAYEPGDVVRIRPVLVFAATNRPAVNRLVRQEAEEAGVWVNQADDPDGCRFMVPASVDRPPFHLAVSTGGTDPALAAALRRALEADLADGGQRFVTLLRTTLEPPES
- a CDS encoding beta-lactamase (COGs: COG2367 Beta-lactamase class A~KEGG: csh:Closa_0642 beta-lactamase~SPTR: Beta-lactamase) — its product is MNAMQTLDNELMAVQREFSGRYAVYAEHLGTGETVSFGDVQTAWETASVMKLPILTEALRQCQEGVHALTEPVEYRRDDGVPGSGVLQYLTPGVTLPFKDVLTLMVIVSDNVATNMVLRTIGIEAVNQTCHDMGLMQTRVMRRIDFSSPDPLGLSSPFDLVQLLKSLYFNTVLDSRHAGIAVEILRHQQYQTLLTRYLPYDLLDDNDREIPIVTVASKSGSLTGIRNDAGLVISPWGDYAVAIMSEASKDRRFHVDTEAFQVLPRVSRAIFDYFIPEAEREL
- a CDS encoding transcriptional regulator, RpiR family (PFAM: SIS domain; Helix-turn-helix domain, rpiR family~COGs: COG1737 Transcriptional regulators~InterPro IPR000281:IPR001347~KEGG: amd:AMED_8811 RpiR family transcriptional regulator~PFAM: Helix-turn-helix protein RpiR; Sugar isomerase (SIS)~SPTR: RpiR family transcriptional regulator) — protein: MTISGVLERLESNVDQLAESEARVARWILAHPQEVLSLSVRELARRAESSQAAVTRLCRSLQIGGYHTLKVLLAADLVRQETDTVYEYAEIQPETPFQAILKGFSQGVQTSLRATLEGLSEEQLARVSDWIRGARRIVVYGVGASAVVADDLSQKLLRLGYPVNRFTDFHLAAMAVALLEPGDLTVVVSFSGETSEVLELAELVRQRKVPLVAITQFRKRNPLIELAREAFFVTATEPTPRIGATTSILASLAVGDALALYLANRDATRAYRNLKSTEDAVRSHRPGS
- a CDS encoding beta-lactamase (PFAM: Beta-lactamase~COGs: COG1680 Beta-lactamase class C and other penicillin binding protein~InterPro IPR001466~KEGG: cai:Caci_4515 beta-lactamase~PFAM: Beta-lactamase-related~SPTR: Beta-lactamase); amino-acid sequence: MTMPTSPDIGLTEILNQAIAQREIPAAAAAVGVGAQVLWRYIGGMAVVNGGNPRPLADSTRFDLASLTKVMVTLPAILRLAVEGALTLDDPVGLFLPGFSGGLWNQVTIRRLLTHSGGLAPTKPYFETLTGIGEYLDAMQRSALEEVPGRRVAYSDLGFILLGEVVHQAAKRPIDQYARDRIWTRLGMHRTGFGPVGAEEAAATEVIEGQALIGVVHDENARALGGIAGHAGLFAPLDDVVAYVQAWVSPDNHWLSPWIRQASVRCQTPELDGRRGLGWVLRGDPFDVAGDFWPYTTVSHSGFTGTSLVWDPPTGAWAILLTNRVHFGRDRNISRLRRRFHNVAAQFLSVAAGQV